One Triticum dicoccoides isolate Atlit2015 ecotype Zavitan chromosome 4B, WEW_v2.0, whole genome shotgun sequence genomic window carries:
- the LOC119295870 gene encoding vacuolar protein sorting-associated protein 26A-like: MNYIIGAFKPPCDIFVTFSDERSRKQVAVKKDNGKTTMVPAFQSLETIAGEVSIAPVPGKRIEHMGVKIELLGQIELYFDRGNFYDFTSLVRELDVPGEIYERKTYPFEFSTVEMPYESYNGTNVRLRYILKVTIGRNYVGNIVESRDFCVRNYSPLPSINNSIKMEVGIEDCLHIEFEYSKSKYHLKDVIVGKIYFLLVRIKIKNMELEIRRRESTGSGPNTYVETETLAKFELMDGAPVRGESIPVRLFLTPYELTPTYRNINNKFSVKYYLNLVLVDEEDRRYFKQQEINMFRLDETPQPS; the protein is encoded by the exons ATG AATTACATCATCGGCGCCTTCAAGCCGCCCTGCGACATCTTCGTGACCTTTTCCGACGAGAGGAGCCGGAAGCAG GTTGCAGTCAAGAAGGATAATGGGAAGACAACCATGGTGCCGGCGTTCCAGAGCCTGGAGACCATAGCCGGAGAG GTATCAATAGCGCCTGTTCCTGGTAAAAGGATTGAGCACATGGGTGTTAAGATTGAGCTGCTTGGACAGATAG AGTTGTATTTCGACAGAGGCAACTTCTATGACTTCACTTCACTGG TGCGTGAGTTAGATGTTCCTGGtgaaatatatgaaagaaagacATATCCATTTGAGTTCTCTACTGTTGAAATGCCATATGAGTCATACAATGGAACAAATGTCAGACTGAG GTACATCCTGAAAGTGACGATTGGTAGAAACTATGTCGGTAATATTGTGGAATCTCGGGATTTCTGT GTAAGAAACTATTCTCCTCTTCCTTCAATCAATAACAGCATCAAG ATGGAAGTTGGAATTGAAGATTGCCTGCATATTGAGTTTGAGTACAGCAAAAGCAA GTACCATCTCAAGGATGTCATTGTAGGAAAGATCTATTTTCTTCTAGTCAGAATAAAGATAAAAAACATGGAGCTTGAAATTCGCCGCCGGGAATCAACAGGATCAGGTCCTAACACATATGTTGAGACTGAGACACTTGCTAAATTTGAGCTGATGGATGGTGCCCCAGTCAGAG GAGAATCTATTCCAGTAAGGCTATTCTTGACTCCATACGAGCTAACCCCGACTTACCGCAACATAAACAACAAGTTCAGTGTCAAGTACTACCTCAACCTGGTCCTTGTGGACGAGGAAGACCGGAGATACTTCAAGCAGCAAGAGATAAACATGTTCCGCCTTGACGAAACTCCACAGCCTTCATAG